The DNA segment ATCGAGGAGGCCGCGAAGAAGTCCGGCCTGCTGTGGGTGCGGGGCGCGGACGCGTCCGCCGCGCATGCCGTGTGGCATGTGTGGCACGAGGGCGCGGTGTGCCTGGTCGGCGACGGGCCCGGGGAGCAGCCGCTGACGGGGCTGGCCGACGGGGGCGTCGCCGAGGTGACCGTGCGCAGCAAGGACAAGGGGGGCCGGCTGGTCTCCTTCACGGCCGCGGTGAGCGAGCCGGCGCCCGGTTCGCCCGGGTGGGAGGCGGCGGTCGCCGAGCTGAAGGGCAAGCGGCTGAACGCCCCCGACGCCGAGGTGATGACGGACCGCTGGGCGCGTGAGTGCCGGGTGCTGCGGCTGGTGCCGACGGGTGCGGTGGCCGCGCTGCCCGAGGGCGACCTGGCGCGGAGACCGGTGCCGACCCCGGCGACCACGCGCCGCCCGGTGCCGGCGGCGCTGCCGAAGCTGCTCGCCAAGCGCCGCAAGGGGCGGTAAGCCCCCCGGGGGGCCTCCTCCGCTACGACGCCGGCAGCTGCTGCCCGTAGTCCACCGTCTCCGAGTCCTTCGGCTCCGTGACGGTGAAGTCCGCGCCCCAGTCGGAGAAGCGGAGCGTGCCCGCGTTGCCCGCGCGGGTGAGGGCGAGGGGGTAGGGGGTGCCCTTGAGGGAGACGTCGAGGGTGCCGCCCGAGCCGTGGTCGCCCGCGATGCGGATGGTCGGGGTACTCGCCTCGGTGTGCCGCCCGTCGGTCGCCAGCGAGCCGTGCAGTGTCAGCAGACCCGAGAGGAGGACGTCCTTGTCCGTGAAGCCGATGAACTTCTTGTACGCGGGGTCCCCCTGCGGCACCTTCACGTACTTCCCGTCGAGCTTGGCCGCCGCCCCGCTCCCGTCGCCGCCCTTGGCGTCCGGCTGTGCCCAGAAGGCCGCGTCGGCCTTCAGATACAGCTGGGTGCCGACCCGCAGCAGCTTGAACGTGTCGGCGCCCGAGGTCACCGAGCCGGTCCCGCCGTCGTCCTTGAGCCGCATGTCGAGCCGGTACGTACGGCCGCTGGTCACCACGGTCCCGGACAGCCGGACCGCCGAGGCGCCCCGCGCGGCCGATCGCGTGCGCGCCTGGATCGTTCCGGCGGACAGCTTGCCGACCCCGTTCGTGCCCGCGTCCGGATCGCCGCCGCCGCATCCGGTCAGCACCGCCGCGCCCGTCACGGCCAGCGCGCACAGCGCGGTCACCGGGAGGGTACGGCCGAGGGGAATCGCAGTCACAGGTGAGGTCGCCTTTCCGACGGTTCCTTCAGCGGCGTACCGCAGCGTACCGGTGCTCCGGGCGCCCGGCGGAGCCAGTCCGTCCGGACCCCCCACCAGGGCGTATCCGAGCGGTACGGGCTAGCCTGAAGCGCAACCGTGCGGGCAAATCCGAGCAATTCACCGACAAAAGCAATCCTGGTCGCAAACCACTTCGCGCAGACCCCGATGTAAACCTCGTACGCACGTTCCCTGACAAGGAAGCAGAACCATGGCAGCCGGCGCCCCCCGGATCTTCGTCTCGCACCTCGCCGGGGTCCCCGTCTTCGATCCGAACGGCGACCAGGTGGGGCGCGTACGCGACCTTGTCGTGATGCTGCGCGTGGGCAAGAGACCCCCGCGCGTGCTCGGCCTCGTCGTCGAACTGTCCACCCGGCGCCGCATCTTCCTGCCCATGACCCGGATCAGCGGCATCGAGTCCGGCCAGGTCATCAGCACCGGGGTGATGAACGTGCGCCGCTTCGAGCAGCGGCCCACCGAGCGGCTGGTCTTCGGCGAGCTGCTGGACCGGCGGGTCACCCTGGTGGAGACCGGCGAGGAGGCCACCGTCCTCGACATGTCCGTGCAGCAGCTGCCCGCGCGCCGGGACTGGGAGATCGACCGCGTCTTCGTCCGCAAGGGCCGCAAGGGCGGCGCGTTCCGCCGGGTCAAGGGCGAGACGCTGACCGTGGACTGGTCCGGCGTCTCCGGGTTCTCGCTGGAGGAGCACGGGCAGGGCGCCGAGAACCTGCTCGCCACCTTCGAGCAGCTGCGCCCCGCCGACCTCGCCAATGTGCTGCACCACCTCTCCCCCAAGCGGCGCGCCGAGGTCGCCGCCGCGCTGGACGACGACCGGCTCGCCGACGTCCTGGAGGAGCTGCCGGAGGACGACCAGATCGAGATCCTCGGCAAGCTCCAGGAGGAGCGCGCGGCCGACGTCCTGGAGGCCATGGACCCGGACGACGCGGCCGACCTGCTCTCCGAGCTGCCGGAGGAGGACAAGGAGCGGCTGCTGAGCCTGATGCAGCCCGGCGACGCGGCCGACATGCGGCGCCTGATGTCGTACGAGGAGCACACGGCCGGCGGTCTGATGACCACCGAGCCGATCGTGCTGCGCCCGGACGCCACCGTCGCCGACGCGCTCGCCCGCGTCCGCAACCCCGACCTCTCCCCCGCGCTCGCCGCCCAGGTCTACGTCTGCCGGCCGCCGGACGAGACCCCGACCGGCAAGTACCTGGGCACCGCCCACTTCCAGCGGCTGCTGCGCGACCCCCCGTACACCCTGGTCAGCTCGCTCCTGGACGACGATCTCCAGCCACTGTCCCCGGACGCCTCGCTGCCGGTGATCGCCGGGTTCTTCGCCACCTACGACATGGTGGCCGCGCCCGTGGTGGACGAGGCCGGGTCGCTGCTGGGCGCCGTGACCGTCGACGACGTACTGGACCACATGCTGCCCGACGACTGGCGTGAGACCGAGTTCCATCTGGAGGAGAGCCCCGAGGGCGACAAGGGGGCCGGCCATGGTTTCTGAGCGCGACCGCGAGCGTGACCGCACGCCCGCCGGTGCCACGGCCGCCGGCCGCCCGCGCGCGCCCCGGCTCGACCAGCCGCGCCCGCCCCGGCGCCGGTTCCTGCCCGAGTGGGACCCGGAGGCGTTCGGCCGGCTGTCGGAACGGATCGCCCGGTTCCTCGGCACCGGACGCTTCATCGTCTGGATGACGATCGTCATCATCCTCTGGGTGCTGTGGAACGTGGTGGTGCCCCGGCATCTGCGGTTCGACGAGTACCCGTTCATCTTCCTGACCCTGGCCCTGTCGCTCCAGGCGTCCTACGCCGCCCCGCTGATCCTGCTCGCGCAGAACCGGCAGGACGACCGCGACCGGGTCAACCTGGAGCAGGACCGCAAACAGAACGAGCGGTCCATCGCCGACACCGAGTATCTGACCCGGGAGATCGCGGCGCTGCGCATGGGTCTCGGCGAGGTCGCCACCCGCGACTGGATCCGGGCCGAGCTCCAGGACATGCTCAAGGAGATGGAGGAGCGGCGCGGTCACGGCGGCCCGGTCGTATTCCCGGCGGAACGGACGGAACGCCCGCCGGGACGTGACGCAGACGACCGCTGAGGAGCTACCCGGAGGGCCCTCGGCGCGCCGTACCATCGTCCTTATGGCTACGGAAGACGCGGTGCGCGAGGCACTGGCGACGGTGAACGACCCCGAGATCAACCGCCCCATCACCGAACTGGGGATGGTCAAATCGGTGGAGATCGGGGAGGACGGCGCGGTCGCGGTCACCGTGTACCTGACGGTCTCCGGCTGCCCCATGCGCGACACCATCACCCAGCGGGTCACCGAGGCGGTCTCCCGCGTCGAGGGCGTCACCGGGGTGGACGTCACGCTCGACGTGATGAGTGACGAGCAGCGCAAGGAACTGGCGGCGGCCCTGCGCGGCGGCCAGGCCGAGCGCGAGGTCCCGTTCGCCAAGCCGGGCAACCTCACCCGGGTCTACGCGGTCGCCTCCGGCAAGGGCGGCGTCGGCAAGTCCTCGGTCACGGTGAACCTCGCGGCGGCGATGGCGGCCGACGGCCTCAAGGTGGGCGTCGTGGACGCCGACATCTACGGCCACTCGGTGCCCCGCATGCTGGGCGCGGAGGGGCGTCCCACCCAGGTCGAGAACATGATCATGCCGCCGTCGGCGAACGGCGTGAAGGTCATCTCGATCGGCATGTTCACCCCGGGCAACGCACCGGTGGTCTGGCGCGGCCCGATGCTGCACCGCGCCCTCCAGCAGTTCCTGGCCGATGTGTACTGGGGCGACCTGGACGTCCTGCTCCTGGACCTGCCGCCGGGCACCGGCGACATCGCGATCTCCGTGGCCCAGCTGGTCCCGAACGCCGAGATCCTGGTCGTCACCACCCCGCAGCAGGCGGCCGCCGAGGTGGCCGAGCGCGCGGGCTCCATCGCGGTGCAGACCCATCAGAAGATCGTCGGCGTGGTCGAGAACATGTCCGGGCTGCCCTGCCCGCACTGCGGCGAGATGGTCGACGTCTTCGGCACCGGCGGCGGCCAGCTGGTCGCGGACGGCCTCACCCGTACGACGGGTGCGAACGTGCCGGTCCTCGGCTCCATCCCCATCGACGTCCGGCTGCGCGAGGGCGGCGACGAGGGCAGGCCGGTCGTCCTGACCGACCCCGACTCCCCGGCCGGCAACGCCCTGCGCTCCATCGCGGGCAAGCTGGGCGGCCGCCAGCGCGGCCTGTCGGGCATGTCGCTGGGTCTGACCCCGAGGAACAAGTTCTGAGCCGTACGGCACGGGACGAGCCCTGAGCCGCACGGCACGGGAAAGGGGCGCCGGCATCACCCGGCGCCCCTGAGGTTCCCGCTGGCGTCACACGTACGCGGAGACGTCCTGCACCACGGCGAACCCGAGCCCGTACGCGCTCATCCCCCGCCCGTACGCGCCGAGATGCACCCCCGCGTCCGTGGACCCGGCCAGCACCCAGCCGAACTCCGACTCCCGGTAACGGAAGGACGCGGCCACCCCGTCCACCGGGAGCGAGAGCTTGGACCACTCCGGCCCGTCGAGGTCGTCGGCCAGCTCCCAGGCCGCCTCGGTCTGCTGGGCCAGCCAGTCGTCGCGCAGCGCGTGGTCCATCTGCCCGGGCCAGGTGAAGGACAGCAGCCCCACGCCCGCCAGCCAGGCCGCCGACGACACGGACGTCGCCTCCAGCATCCCCGAGCCGTCGGCCACTTGCCGGGACGGATGCGCCGCGACGGTCACCACGGCCGCGAACTTCTCCCTGGGCTCGGCCAAGGCACTGTCGTGCAGCACGGACGGTGTGTCACCGTGCCCGATCGAACCGTGCTCCACGGCCCCGTCGGCCGCCATGCCGACCTGCATCAGCCAACGCGGCCCCGTGAACGCCTCGTCGAGCCCGTACCAGGGGAAGGGCGCCCGCAGGTAACCGTCGACCGTACCGCGGTCGGCGGCGAGGCCCTGTCCGCCCTCCGTGGCCGGCGCCGTCGCGCCCACCCGACTCGTCGTCTCCATCTGCCCGGACGCCTCCTCGCGCTCGTCGGACCGAAGCGGCGGCCCGCCCCCCTTCGGGCGTACTCGTCCGGTCCGCACAACAACTCGGCAGCATATCCACACCGCTGAGAGCCGCCGGGCAGGCGCCTGTCGCCGGGGTCCCCCGAACGACCTGTTCAGGCCGTTCGGGACGGGCGCGGGCTATGACGCGCGTCACGTGCGCGTGTCGGGAGGCCGGACGGGAGGGGTGGGGCTCAGGTGGCGTCGAAGTCGAACGGCGGCCGGTCGTCCTTCTCGGACTCCTCGGGCTTCTTCGTCATGTCGATCTTCCCGCCGGCGGACGGCGCGGCCGCGGCGGAGTCGGAGGACGACGAGGAGGACGAGGACGACCTGACGTCATGGCCGTTCACCGCGTCGGTGAGCTCGGCCATCTCCTTCTTCAGGTCGAAGCCGTTGCGGATCTCCTGGAGTCCCAGGTCGTCGTTGCCGAGCTGCTTGCGCAGGAACGCCTTGGGGTTGAGGTCCTCGAAGTCGAAGTCCTTGA comes from the Streptomyces sp. SUK 48 genome and includes:
- a CDS encoding CBS domain-containing protein, with the translated sequence MAAGAPRIFVSHLAGVPVFDPNGDQVGRVRDLVVMLRVGKRPPRVLGLVVELSTRRRIFLPMTRISGIESGQVISTGVMNVRRFEQRPTERLVFGELLDRRVTLVETGEEATVLDMSVQQLPARRDWEIDRVFVRKGRKGGAFRRVKGETLTVDWSGVSGFSLEEHGQGAENLLATFEQLRPADLANVLHHLSPKRRAEVAAALDDDRLADVLEELPEDDQIEILGKLQEERAADVLEAMDPDDAADLLSELPEEDKERLLSLMQPGDAADMRRLMSYEEHTAGGLMTTEPIVLRPDATVADALARVRNPDLSPALAAQVYVCRPPDETPTGKYLGTAHFQRLLRDPPYTLVSSLLDDDLQPLSPDASLPVIAGFFATYDMVAAPVVDEAGSLLGAVTVDDVLDHMLPDDWRETEFHLEESPEGDKGAGHGF
- a CDS encoding DUF1003 domain-containing protein; protein product: MVSERDRERDRTPAGATAAGRPRAPRLDQPRPPRRRFLPEWDPEAFGRLSERIARFLGTGRFIVWMTIVIILWVLWNVVVPRHLRFDEYPFIFLTLALSLQASYAAPLILLAQNRQDDRDRVNLEQDRKQNERSIADTEYLTREIAALRMGLGEVATRDWIRAELQDMLKEMEERRGHGGPVVFPAERTERPPGRDADDR
- a CDS encoding Mrp/NBP35 family ATP-binding protein; amino-acid sequence: MATEDAVREALATVNDPEINRPITELGMVKSVEIGEDGAVAVTVYLTVSGCPMRDTITQRVTEAVSRVEGVTGVDVTLDVMSDEQRKELAAALRGGQAEREVPFAKPGNLTRVYAVASGKGGVGKSSVTVNLAAAMAADGLKVGVVDADIYGHSVPRMLGAEGRPTQVENMIMPPSANGVKVISIGMFTPGNAPVVWRGPMLHRALQQFLADVYWGDLDVLLLDLPPGTGDIAISVAQLVPNAEILVVTTPQQAAAEVAERAGSIAVQTHQKIVGVVENMSGLPCPHCGEMVDVFGTGGGQLVADGLTRTTGANVPVLGSIPIDVRLREGGDEGRPVVLTDPDSPAGNALRSIAGKLGGRQRGLSGMSLGLTPRNKF
- a CDS encoding sec-independent translocase, producing MFNDIGPMELLTIIVIAVLVFGPDKLPKVIQDVTRTIRKIREFSESAKQDIRSELGPEFKDFDFEDLNPKAFLRKQLGNDDLGLQEIRNGFDLKKEMAELTDAVNGHDVRSSSSSSSSSDSAAAAPSAGGKIDMTKKPEESEKDDRPPFDFDAT